The Candidatus Nanohalococcus occultus genome contains a region encoding:
- a CDS encoding NDP-sugar synthase translates to MKAIVLAGGHATRLWPITKHRAKPLLPLGEKPIIDFMLEELDDEVEETIISTNAKFAGDFEDYIEEYDRNARVVVEQQDSEEEKPGTIGAIIKLIEKEGLDDDLLVVGGDNYFGFSFSDLLDFCREKDAPVNVVYDINDFEHAKQFGIVDTEEDRIVGFEEKPEEPPSTLASTACYYFPKRNVSLFNQYEDHFKQTDVPAEQYLDEPGRLIEWAHEREEMYAFSFSGEWHDVGTRKGYLEATEAVIDRAVISGDTENCEIGENVVVMEGARLENVEIENSIVFPEAEVKNSEIRSSLIDKKTEIEDSELQGAVIGAHTKF, encoded by the coding sequence ATGAAAGCTATTGTGCTAGCTGGAGGACACGCAACACGGCTATGGCCGATTACAAAGCACCGGGCTAAACCGCTTTTGCCGCTCGGAGAGAAACCTATAATCGATTTCATGCTTGAAGAACTCGATGACGAAGTCGAGGAAACTATAATCTCAACTAACGCAAAGTTCGCAGGAGACTTCGAGGACTACATCGAAGAATACGACCGGAACGCCCGCGTCGTAGTCGAACAGCAGGACAGCGAAGAGGAAAAACCAGGGACAATCGGCGCAATCATCAAACTGATCGAAAAAGAAGGTTTGGACGACGATCTGCTGGTTGTCGGAGGCGATAACTACTTCGGATTCAGCTTCTCGGATTTACTGGATTTTTGCCGGGAGAAAGACGCCCCGGTAAACGTAGTATATGACATCAACGATTTCGAACACGCCAAACAGTTCGGTATTGTTGATACGGAAGAGGATCGGATTGTAGGCTTCGAGGAAAAACCAGAGGAACCTCCAAGCACTTTGGCATCCACTGCTTGCTATTACTTCCCTAAAAGGAACGTATCGCTTTTCAACCAGTACGAAGACCATTTCAAGCAGACGGATGTTCCAGCCGAACAGTACCTCGATGAACCAGGCCGTCTGATCGAATGGGCGCATGAACGCGAGGAAATGTATGCTTTCAGCTTCTCAGGCGAATGGCACGATGTAGGCACCCGTAAAGGCTACCTTGAGGCAACAGAAGCCGTCATAGATAGAGCAGTCATCAGCGGAGACACTGAAAACTGTGAGATCGGCGAGAACGTCGTAGTTATGGAAGGCGCTCGTCTTGAGAACGTGGAAATCGAAAACAGCATCGTATTCCCAGAGGCAGAAGTCAAGAACTCGGAGATACGAAGCTCCTTGATTGATAAGAAAACAGAGATCGAGGACTCAGAGCTTCAAGGCGCGGTCATAGGCGCGCATACAAAGTTCTAA